The nucleotide window TTTTCCGCAATTAGCGTATCAAAGAAGTGGAAACTATTTAGCAGTACTTGTAGTCTGGCATAAATTGTGTCAACACCAAAACACAGAGCTCAAAGATTCAAGCAGAACATGCAAGAACCTATACATTGAAtcatatgaaaatgaaaatgattaCCCCCTTTGTCGTAGCTTAACTTTTTATTGGAAGCATACAATCACAGTGAAAATGTTTAATAGAGTTTTCGCAAGACGTTAAACACGATTAAGtaaaagcagtaaataaaaatatgcttAGTTCAATTTCAGATTTAACATGGCTATAGTCAAGTGATGTAACATAATATATACGTTCAATAGGACACCCATTTTACACTTTAAACTTTTAGATTATTGAAGTAGCATATTTTAACCATGAAACTCAAATGAGATCTGGTGTTTAGATGTTTGATATTTTGATAGATTCACATGATATTATCGTTTTCAAAAAATGTGTTTGGGATCATGTACAGTCTACACATAATAATAAAGTTTCAACAACACACCATTTTGATAAAACAGTCAATAAAGTAATATAGTACTACATAGGCTTCTTTCATTCAAATGGCATGAAATCCCTCCTCAGATAGGCATGTAGGGCTGTAAGCATGTGCAAGAGATAGAGAGAGGTAATCGAACAAAAAAAGAGACAGTCCAAACTCAGAATTATTGACCATGCATGTCATTTATAGTAATAAACTACTAAAGGCACTTGGTTTTTTTCAGGAGTCTCTTTCTCTCATTCGTCACTGATACCAAAAGAAAGAGATTCAAGATAAATCTTGTCCAAGAGTGGGAATTTCGAGGAAAAGGTCAAATTGGTCATCAACCTCAAGACCGAAATCAGATTGGTACATATCGTAAGGCTCGGAAAGCAACTCATATAACGACGTCGTACTGATAAGATTATCATCACTCTCTATGAAACAACCATcaacttcctcctcctcttccttgCTGCTTATCATCAAGGCATCTTCTTTAACGGCTTGTCTTGGTTCTGATAATATCACATTCTTGATCCTATCGAATCCCTGTTTTCTTGAGGAGATTCCCGTAGCAAGCCTGTTAAGTAGACGTGCGGAGCTTGTTGAGGAAAATGAGGAAGAAGTAGTAGAAGAAGAAGGGGTCAGTGTTGGAGAGGACGTCGTTGAGGAGGAATTAGCTTTCACGTTGACGACAGGCTCATGGGTCATGGGATCGATTCCACTTCTAACGAGTCTTTTCTTAAGACATGAGTTCCAATGATTCTTTATGTCATTGTCTGTTCTGTTTGGCATTTCCTTTGCTATTGCTGCCCACCTTATGTAATATGCAtaattattttcacaaaaaaaaattatgttaagcaaaataaattttatgcaTAATCATCAgtttaattatgaatataacatgattattgatttatttaatgTGGCAAGATTAATGTGCACTGGTTTGCATTTAATCACAAATTAGATGATAATCCGCACgcatcgattgtaaaatgacgaatacaaatgttgatCTCTTAAATCAATGTATCATTGTTGTTGAAGAATTAACGTATTACcgctcattttaattatttttaagactttatatgcacaaaaaaattaagttttacggCTAACATAAATCACCAAAACCAGATTGACAACCTCAATTATAAAATGACTAAAGAGAACTAAgttttctgctctcgatttttttacttttgattCTCCacaagtgatttcattttctacctctataaaattgtgATTTCGTTCTCATTTATATTTCACTAATATgagtttagtttctttttttaacttatGTTGTGAATTCGGTAAATTACATTAGTGTTAATTTAAAAAGATGGACATCTATGAAAATTAGTTCCACACCAGATACATATCCAAGAATcaaatttttgaagaaaattaccGACAAATTCTATTCAcaggttagtgttcaaatctaatatatcaagcagttataaaatataagtgcagactcgaaatataaatgtcTGACTAGTATATATTCATCAGTTCTGTATAAAAAGCATCTAATtctataaaaacaaaacaaattacttattttattaaccaaatttttttaagatttagttACTTAACAGTATAacgataaaatatatatatttatcattctagcatatgtaaactatgtataaactaaggactgtttgatttattaaatgataaaccatataacttataataaatagtttaaatatCTTATTCTTGCTATTATAATAGCTAGATATAGGGTATTAGGAAGAAATAAATTTTAGACAAATGATCAAATTTCTCATTCTTCGAACAAACTCAAAAAGAGGTGATTGAAATCTTGACATGATATTTCAGTAAaagctttttaaaataaaaatcaagactaaattatttaatctgaatgaaaagatatatatagtgcttccaatattaaaaatcacttcaatttgaagaagtgtatttttgtgattgtcatgatcaaataacatattaaaaaccacctatttaaaaaataatttgtatacataaaagtatatatattagagtaaacacataaatcagaaccaatatttttttatatttaaaatcatatttttgataaagaaatcaaaaaaattattttatttacattatatggta belongs to Brassica rapa cultivar Chiifu-401-42 chromosome A07, CAAS_Brap_v3.01, whole genome shotgun sequence and includes:
- the LOC103830700 gene encoding transcription factor MYB106; this encodes MGRTTWYDDEGLKKGEWTAEEDRMLVAYINEYGLGDWRAMPKRAGLQRCGKSCRLRWLNYLRPGIKRGKFTPQEEEDIIKFHSLLGNRWAAIAKEMPNRTDNDIKNHWNSCLKKRLVRSGIDPMTHEPVVNVKANSSSTTSSPTLTPSSSTTSSSFSSTSSARLLNRLATGISSRKQGFDRIKNVILSEPRQAVKEDALMISSKEEEEEVDGCFIESDDNLISTTSLYELLSEPYDMYQSDFGLEVDDQFDLFLEIPTLGQDLS